The Branchiostoma lanceolatum isolate klBraLanc5 chromosome 17, klBraLanc5.hap2, whole genome shotgun sequence genome contains the following window.
GTCAAGAAGTTTAAATTACACCAACAAAACTTTCAAGCGAAGCCCTAACCTTGACGTGACCTTGGTTGTATCCCATCAGGCCTTGCTGCTGGAGAAGCAGGTGTACCCCGTGCGGCAGCTGGAACTGTTGGATTGTGGGATTGAGAGTTACCCTGTGACCCGACTGGCAAGGTCGTTCCCAGCTCACCCCTTCCTTTCAACCATCGTACTCGACTATAACGAGTGAGTAGTAAAGATTGGTGACTCAAGATTTGGAAAgacaatgaaaatgttgtgaaaGTGTAAATAATTTGAAACGATCAACGATTGACAGCCACAGGTAGATTAAGAAACAACATTGCGTTCACTATGCTGGGACTGAACGGCTGAAAAACTTTTTAACCCAATTTGATTCTTACATTGTACTAAAGGATTCTTTAACCATTCAGCTGCTTAGAATATGTCTTTTACTAGCTGGAATATCCAGTTTGGCTCGAACAGTGTAATAATGAATGTACTGTGCAATTGCTTAATGTTATTGTTACCCACTGTACTAACTGTACACAATTCAGGGACTTGCAAGCCATTACCTGGGCATGTAAGTTTATAGTTtttaatagataaatgaaaaaaagccAATGTGGTATAGCAGCAAGAAACATAAAGTCTTGGTATAGCCCCCTCAAATATGAATACTATAAGAATATGACATATTACACTACAAGGGGCAAATGTTTACATTGTAAATCATGAATGCAAGACAGCAGATTCTTGTGTTCTCAAAACACATTGAATTGCATTTTTAAGAGAATTCTGCTTGCTGATGCCTGTACCATCTTTCCCCCTGCAGGATAGGAgggaatatatatattttaaaatATAGATACATAATATACAATAAAATATTGCTCTCTTCTAACAGGATAGGCGATGCTGGTTGCTGTGGCCTGTGTGCCAGCCTGTCTAAAAATGTCCTGATCCAGACGGTGTGCAAAATactcacatatacatacatgatatACAATAAAATATTGCTCTCTTCTAACAGGATAGGAGACGCTGGCTGCCGGGGCCTGTGTGCCGGTCTGTCTAAAAACGTCCTGATCCAGACGGTGAGTCTGAACTTCTGTGGGCTGGAGGTGGAGAGTGGGCGGATCCTGGCGGGGATGGTCACCAACTCGGCCGTGTGGTgggtgtctgtttgtttgtgtgtttgtttgtctcaaACGCCAAACCTGTGCACGTGAAAGAGCCCCACACACTAAATGAgcagagtaggggtgacccggtgtgcatggctaaaaaagcaacagaaaaaagtttaaaaactaTGGTacagtgctcaggccagaaactggccccttgctttccaggaagATCCTCCgagcagtcctgtcccttgccctagcctctgtttcccgactgtttaagcctgtgtccttcacaatttctGGGGTAGCGAACTcctaaaaaaaactatattgcACAAAAATCAGCTACCAAAATAGCATTATGCTTCGTCCCAAGCATCACACTAACTTCGAGTTCGCTTGACTGGAGAAGAAGCGGAAGAATCTTACTAGATAAACTGCAGTACCACCCTTCTCTGCTAGGTGATACTATTCGTACATGCAACATGATTGAACTTTCAAACTTGATTATTTAGTACTAAAGTAGCTAAGTAGATAGAGTGCAGTACCACTTCTGTCTGCTAGATGACATTGTTCGTACATGCAGAAGCGAAAGGAtgacagataaactttcaagctTGTATGTTATAACCGGTAATGCATAGACTGCAGTACCACCTCTCTCTGCTAGGTGACACTGTTGTTATTATCTTTCCTTCCTTCTCCCCGCAATCTGTTCCtaaaggagagccacacctcaagcatctTAACTAACCTACCACTCTtgtaaaaaagagtaggggacattcctgatgtgagtggatcaaattaaTCTGCATATGCAGCCTGTACTGTTAGGTACAAACCTTGACGTGGTTTTACCAGGTATACATattaaaaacaactttcagaGATCCGAAAAtaacttcatcaggttggtagaaaataggatatgggagattctttatacacagccaggtattgatctcaccaaCTTAGCCATATTtaggacagtgttctcaccgcaaaagcgccacctacatgggctacttatagcggtgagaagcagcactccagtcagaagctctgaagaaggtgtctgacagacatcaaaatgttagcaggtgagatcaatacctggttgtgtataaagaatctcctatatccaacCTTCAGAGATGCAGGCTTTATACTATTCCTTCCTTCTCCCAGCAATCTGTTCCTTGATGGGAACGACCTTGAGTGTGAGGGCGCGATGGAGCTGATCAAGATGGTGGCTGACACGGCGGAGCGCGAGGCCTTCGAGCGCGCGGAGGAGGTCAGGATGAAGGCGGAGCTCGAGGCAGAGAAGGAACTGGaaggtacgttgatgaaggttagacaagaAGGTAACAGGATACGCCATAAAACAATTACtcatgacaagcaactggaaaaaatattgaaacaaaaCTCTATCTGCggggtgattttttttccgtGATTTCTGATTGCAAGTGTtaatgaaaagttgttttcctAACTTCTTTTGCATCCTTAAAGTCTAAAGTCTTACTATAAGATGCACTCTatggattaaggaggctgtatggatcagaaaatctacTCAGTCATGAACCGTGGTGAGGGGGGAAGCAAACTGAGTCAGTCATGTTTAGGgctgcattcttcacactgcagcagcgacacctagcgaaGCAGAACccgtcagtattgccctgagcaAGGTGACAGTCAGTCACAGAAACATTGGCTAGGCATAAACAATCGGTTATGTACCTTTATTTAAAGTCTAAAATGTTCACACCAAGTTGCATGTTGTTTCCACAGTGAAGAACGGCTCCGTGAgttctgtgaatagtttcatcagggtACATTTAACTGGTGAATCACTtgaaaacaaagttctttgaacacaaccagagactaaattgttacCCTCTTAAGTCTAAGAGTTTCATGTTGTTTCCCCAGCTAAAAATGGCCGTGTGCGGACAGCCATCTCCGCTACCAGCTCCAGGAGCGAGGGAGAGGACGAGAAGGAAGACAAGGAGGAGGGGGGCGGCAAGGCCAAGAAGGGCAAgaaagggaagaagaagaagaaaggtaaCTTAAAGGCTAAGCATGGACTTAGCACACTTCTAGCAGCCTTTTCACCCATCAGACCCCTAGAACCACAGCAAAAGATTGTGTAACAATTAGGCTAGCTTAGACTAGAAAAAAGATAAGCACCTTGTtcgttgctcaagcaactggataagatcatatccagttgcttgagcaactgttttttggcatattaacaggatgtctaaccttcatcaaagtatcTTGTTTGCTGGTTTGTCTTGCATAACCGATAAACCAAATCAGGgtatggacccctactcttttcgataagtgtgatggaaTCTTTAAgatgaggtgtggctctcctcaaacacaattCACTTTTGCACAGTTCCAAAAGAATGCAAATCATGGTCCACTGGGATTCGAACCCCTGACTCTGTGATAGAGTAGTAGTGCAGCTACTGATTGCTGTGCACGAAACCCCCTAACCCAATCCTGAAGCATATTCGGTACAGCCCCCAAACCAACAGTGCAGATTAAACAGGACGCTATCAGGTGTTCGGCTAGTTTGATCAATATGTGACGTTAGACACGGGATAGTTCTGACGCCAAGCTGTCGGGTACGATCACAAAAGGATGGCCTGAAAAGGCGGAACAGCACAAGATTAATCCATGTGCGTGCGTCACTGGATGCAGGTCGACATGGAATGTCAGATCCCCTTCGGTGCTACTTCATGTCAGGCAGATCTGCATGTAGGATCcactgattgattgatgtaaTGTCACTATCATGATTCCACCGGCCTGGTACTGAAGCATGccacatatttttaaaaagtataatCTGAAGATATCTACCAAATACTGCATTGACAAGCAAAATGATAATGACAAAAATGAAGTGAAAGTCCTACTTTTCAAATCAAGGTTTACATGGAAATTCAAATTCCCGTTCCGGTCTTTCAAGTCAGATacattatcaaatcaacatcaaaCTTTGTTGCACAACAGGTACAGGAGTGGCCTTTGACAATTgagtagaagaaaaaaaatttaagcgAGAGATTATCTAAAATCACATTATTTTTATCACTTTGATATACCCGATTGTAAAAATTATAGATATACCACAACATAGAGAACACTCTTTTTCTTCAAAGTAAAACTTTCCTGTACACCCAGTAGCAGGGCTGATCCGACGTGGAGCCCTTAGAATTCAGGACATGACTTCCAAATGCAAAGTGTCCAGAGGGTATAACTGGGGGCACGTAGGCAACGTCGCATTGCTGACGTTGAGCAGAGTTACGTGCCAAGATGAATGTAGTAGACGCAGCTAGATTGGGGCTGGAAATACCCAACTATAAATATTTTAAaagattttaagtttgcaggtgAAGATATAAacctctgactgtttcaaaattgtatccagattccggagtaactatttttgcagGCTATAGAAAATGTAGATTTTCAGGTAGTGTTGGGTTTTGCTGATGTTGAGTGGAGTAATACGTGCCAAGATGAATGTAGTACACATAGCTAGATTGGGGATGGAGACACCCAACTGTCAATCTTTAGAAaagattttaagtttgcaggtgAAAATATGAACAACTTGCGGGCTTTAGAAAATGTAGATTTTATCTAATGTTGGGTTTTTGGTGACGTTGAATTGAATTACGTGCCAAGATGACACATGAATGTACATGACCACCTGCAAGTTGCAGGTGAAGTAACGCAATCAGAGAAGActtacacagacatacacacacacacacacacacacacacacacacatacacacacatacacacacacacacaagagaAGGCTTTGTCCCCTTTGCCCCATACTGAGGCCACAGACACACACTGTGAATGGCTGAAGACTTACAAAGCCATCTACATCAGCTGTTGAAATAGACATCATCAGGCTAAGATGCAGTATTGGTGAAACAGCAGCTAAGATATTTGCAAAAAGTTAAGGTAAAAGTTCTGACAACttgcattactgtaaatgcagaaatgttcgcggtggttatatgttcgcagttttcgcggcgaccgtctCACCGCcaatttaaaaccaccacaaacatttctgtccaatactgcagcagtatgtgactatagcgctgcggcaaacttaaaaccaccgcgaacactccatttttgccttagtgcGTAATACAAACcaggcgaacttaaatgcatttacagtattatgggTACAATAAAAAGTatagtatttcgagcccttaCCTGTTCAGAGAAAATCTAACAATGACAGTGTGTAATCAACATGTATCACATGTGTCCCTGTACCACGTAAGCCACAGGATAGGGAATTCAATTAGGATCATCAATATCTGCAGCTTTTGGCTTCTGATGAGGAATCACCCAGGTGTACGTGTGTAATGATGGTGTATAGATTAGATTGATGGTCGGCACATGATGCTGATGTGACCCTGGCACAGTAGTTTGTACAtggaatggtttatttcagagTCAAATTCACTTATTTTTGCGGGCACTTAAtttgttgttctagtacaggaACTAGTAAGAatgacttttgtaaacttttgtaaggctacaccaagtaatttttatggatgacgtccgcacgcgcattgattttggtctgttcccagaaaaaaaccaagaaattccacttcctgtaactatgatcatagaGTTACAACAGTGCGGCAAatcgaaagaaacaggacaggacaacagctgctgttcaacttcaactgatttattcaaattattgctttttcatgatgaataaaagaattgttagttgttacactgtgttctctcattcaatttgtgtcctaacatgtgtcgtcgactgttatatttcaaatctaggactcttgtttttttcggcccttcttggattttttttcgcgctctcgcattagatttagggtctccaaaggacgtcatccataaaaattacttggtgtagcctaagcTTTAAATAAAATTGACAATATGGgatcccaaacaatgagtgggacggaaaacaATTTTTAAGCTTGAGACAGCTTTGGTTgcaatgatttctttttttgagGATATGCCTGAAGTTTTTACCTGATGTGTCTACTTAAAAAACATTAGTTTTAAGACAATGTGtcaaaaatgtatattaatttatttatgattgattgattgtgattGATTAACCATTATAATATCATTTTGATGCTCGTTAAAAATAAGATTCATCAGGATCATACcgggtacatttgtatatgataaTTGAATTAACAAAGTTAACGAACAAGCTTACAAACTAACTAAGGTATAAACGAACAATCAGGCTAGTTATTTAGAAGAAAACAGGGAAAAAATTTGTTTCCCATATCGCATCCAGCTAGTCATTGCTTTTTGTTGGAAACGGTTTTAGCTCTTCCATAAAACAATTCATTCTTTCGacaggaaagaagaagaagaaggaggctGAGCCGCCGAAGGTGGGCCCGTGGTTGAAGAAGCTCCACCTAGCGGAGAACGGGCTCGATGCATTTGGGAAGGCGGGGAACTACGCGCCCGTCATCTGTATGAGACTCTTTAGAAAGTAAggaaaccttaaagtttgtaaggGATCTTGAAATTGGAATCTTAAGATTCTAAACTTAAGGGATTTAAGTACATGTTGTGTGTATTGTTTTATGCTAAAGgctttgaattgaattgaattcaaTTGAATTGAATAACAAAAAACTAACTGAAAGCTAAACACATTTTTAAATTTGGAATCttaagggaccatacgatatttagcggggggggaggggtggtgcgttggggggggagggtcatggtaaaatttttcgaggtgggggggagggtcatggaaaaaaattctgggttgggggggagggtcacggactttttttttacgaatccgttgaattgttgtacataaacattatgctgtgggccgacaaactgaCGCTGTAAATAGCCCGCTATGCATGCTGTATTTTCACCGagcgtagcggcgaaaaaatacaaaactaccgTAGTAAACATGCCGAAGCACACGTCCAGCACGCGCCTCCACTGTTTCACAGGATCCGGAAgctatccagctatcagctcTAAGGGAGGTGCCAAatactaaattagcaccccgccttaccgctccgatcttatctcacagcccctcccacccggctactctccaagcagagcatgggtttcggctggtttttgacgtgtttttaggcgtttttgttggctttctactttgtcatcttttttttgtctagacaaagtagaaagcccggcaaaaacgcctaaaaacacgtcaaaaaccagccgaaacccatgctctgcttggagagtacacccgGCAGCATCGCGCCAAAACGTAACAGTAGACGACATGGCCGAGTACGCCTCTCTGTGACGATCAGCGGGgtgggtcccggactattaTTAGAACAGATTCCGGGTAAtatccttatttggaagttgataGTCCGCAGTTGagcaacacagaagctgttatTTAATAACGTAAaatattcctttctttgtcagtgcGGGAGAGAATTAAtttttaactgtatttctgacaaatttctggagcaagaatatgtcattttttcatccagaacagtgaattgatgcacataaaattcatttctaccaaagtaggaagataatgtttcaactaaattgataagcttcaccatgattggacgattcggctacttcaaatttgtggcgccgcccatgactttccttgttcccagggcatCTAGTCTTTCTGGCGCCTtggcgactgtcatcaaaggctgccgactgtcaatcagcggcaataTCCTGGGAAAATACGTGAGTTGGAACTACGTGTGGCAGTCACCAGCGAACTTCTGGCGACCGGTGATTTTTACGTTCCTTGAACTTtcagttccacgttttctgtagtagttacaatttgacgcagaacagcggtttcggaggcttcctggaacggcggcgtatatatttgggaaATCttggggggtgacgcgatttctatcaacacgggccaaggttctctaaattaTGCCGACAAAGGGACTTTCGCCGCAGAGAGAGTTACGTCGcagagggacgaccgcctcggcggcgatttttctggaaacatgtcagcgtttaagcgtgggaatacc
Protein-coding sequences here:
- the LOC136423482 gene encoding uncharacterized protein → MPGKKKGKGKKGKGKKGKKGKKKDKNSALRGEPGAAVKSVLRAYDENCARTASLSCVGLRRKLKASYEDNILLEKFLLEGYEDPPPDQPIMMVEPLLDALRSERYVFIKELSVWDVPLKHENVASVALLLEKQVYPVRQLELLDCGIESYPVTRLARSFPAHPFLSTIVLDYNEIGDAGCRGLCAGLSKNVLIQTVSLNFCGLEVESGRILAGMVTNSAVCNLFLDGNDLECEGAMELIKMVADTAEREAFERAEEVRMKAELEAEKELEAKNGRVRTAISATSSRSEGEDEKEDKEEGGGKAKKGKKGKKKKKGKKKKKEAEPPKVGPWLKKLHLAENGLDAFGKAGNYAPVICMRLFRKLITNSNCLEELDLGDNHIGDLGGRELLQALLDRKEAKLPTLSLGVSPMMHQDTFTLLMKHSGSLKKKGKKKKGKGKGKKKKKK